In the genome of Aedes aegypti strain LVP_AGWG chromosome 2, AaegL5.0 Primary Assembly, whole genome shotgun sequence, the window GCctagttatctttatttatttccaattgCAATCactttaatttgcataaatcgttaagatctgatattcaacattataaatgaatagtATGGCAACGTTTAGAGTGTACCGGATGCAGCCACTCGGACTTcatgccctgaagaaccggctctagatttgtggGATTCTAACCCGTTTCAATTCTCTAAAAGTAGAAATCGATCTCAATAATCCACTAAAATGCGTTCTGATATTGTTCATTTGTagaatcaatcaaatgcaggagACATGGTTATGTAATTTAATCGtttatcagaaggtttacgctgatgcgcttttcttgaaattccttgatatagtggccacattatagccgattctggaaattaccTCTAtgtacctccaggggcacagaagcacagaacCCTTGTCACCTGACCCACTGCAGTGATCCATCGCAATAACTCCGGTGACAGGAGCATTCGCAAAatcctttgaccacttttagaaactagatatgtgtacgagtatactgccaaaaaataattgaaatccgttaagtattcgctgagcggtgagagttttagttttttttcactcaggcctatacgtaTTAAAGGTTTTCACAATAAGAACTGGATTCTTGGAACCGATTCAGATAGGGCTCCAAGAATTACTCAAaattccaggaattctaccagagatttctccaggatttccaccaaggatttttgaaataattccatcaggattttttcttcTGGTAATCATGCTGGCATTCCTCCAAGGGCATCTCTAGGGATGTATCtacgaattctttcaaaatattcctcctgaaaatccttcagaaattacgCCAGAGATTCTTCTTCGCATTTCTTATTCATccaaggaattctttcagatatttctccaggaattcttgtagGGAGTCCTCCAGAATGATCTGCGAGGATTCgccggaatttctcaaggaattctttgtgggattccttcaagtatttctccaaaaattctttctaacttcctttaggaattttacCAGGGAGATATTCATGTACTGAGTAGCGTTGTCGATTTTCATAATCAGAAGAACAATTATCACAATGATAACATTTCGCATCATAAGTTTCCAACATATACCGATGCGAGGGATCGATGTCTAAATGCCATTGCTAACGCGGATAAAACCACTTATAAGAAAACCGAAGACTTGCAATGCACATTCTCACATACCAGCTATGCGCAGTTTTTGTATTGTTTGGCGCATTTTGTCCCATTTTCACTCATACGGAAggtaaacattcaacaaatatatgagtgtgaaaattgaaaaactatgATGTCATCCCTCTGGTGTGGTAGTTCAATGGTGGTTgcatataaatagaaagcgttatGTTCGAATGTACaactaattcttccgaaagaggtgcgctttgcgaaagaggaccacgtgattgttgagctgaaatcgaattcaggtcaACTTCTGCGACCCtaagtcctctcgtggtgtaggggcGCCCTATCTTGTGAACTGGGAGTCGTGAATTCGATTCTTACTGAGAAGACgagtaactttttttcaaatttcacatTAATTTGTgtgaccctcccggggtccataataggattgtttacaattttgacgttgcgtattatggaccctccatttgattcccatgtaatccggctcgctgccgacgagcctattatggacccacctggaaatgagtattatggaccctcttgtgtggtttcatttacaaaactgttcaaatatttgtatttatgcgtctcaaaccaaatattttgcctgaaacttctgactaacaatgtaatcgaagttcccccggtggattttcataggaataaagttgctttgagtgttaattttatgtttttctgtagggggtccataatacgcaaagggtccataaccggcatcgactccctatatgtaatgttttgtttttcggTAGTCTATTCATGAtgttaattaaaattaaaatgcaAATAATGTTTTTTGATAAGACGGAAAACTGAtaaacaaaatgtttcaaataggTTGTGTTTCATGAAAAGCAGAAGGGAAAATGAACAATACAAAGAAATAtcttcatttgaaaaaaaaaaaaccacgtgAATGTTAACATTcgttcattattttatttttgttacatAAAAGTAGTTATATCTGCATCTTCTCTTATTCACTTCCATTAATATGTACATTAATCGTTTGTtacaacatttaaaacaattattccATTACTTCAATAATGTGTATCCGTTTAACTGTTCATCATTCATATCTGTTATTATTGCTTCGTATTTTGTTAACTTAGTTCGTAAAAGTTCCCACTCCGCGCTCGACGCTCCTGTGGAAATCATTATTCTCTACAGACTGTATCAGGTTCTAGTATTAGACTGAATCAACTTAGCTAGCGAAATCGTTTAAATTAAATCTTATTAGTAACGTTCGTTTCAGTTACACTGGTTACATTCCTTGTTCGTTGTGCGCTATCGGATTCTGCATCTCTTCAGTATCGGGTAATCTCCCGATCGGAGTACTTCCCGCTCATTTTACCCACCGAGAAGCGATCCGAGTACCGATCCCGCTCGTCGAACCGATCGGTTTTGTAGTCGATCTCGTGCGGCGTGTAACCAATGCTCTTCTGCCAGTGTTTGGTCCAGTAGAGATCCTCATTGCGCAACTGTTCCGGAGTTTTCGCGTCCCGACACACGATCACGCAGTAGATCATGCTGCCGATAAGGGTTGCGAAGCCAAACACCAAGAACACCACGCCCAGTATCCTGCAGGTTGAACAAACATTAGTTGGAACTTCTTGTGCGGATCAAGTGGACCCATCTTACCATACAAACAGCGGTTCcatgaactgcatcactatCACGAAACCCAGCGTAACCAGAATCAGTCCCAAGTTCAAAAGAAGCATCAAACAGCAGACGCCTTTGACATTGGGACAGAATGGATTCGGGGCGGACATCGCTTCGACCTTGGCACCGTGACGCCGCGAGCTGCGACCCGTTTTGGCTGTGCTGGCAACACTGTACACACTTCGAGGACCACGCGAGGTGTTGTGGTGATTCCGATGAGCGCTGTAGCGGCTGAAATTAAAATTGCATTAAATTGAAGAGTTCAAGAGCTTGATTGAGCATCTCATACCTAATTTCCGAGGGAGCTTTGTAAGCGGCCGATGTGACGTAGATATCGCTTCCGGTTTCGCCGCCATGATCGTAGCTCAAAGCGGAGGGTGCACGTGGCGGAGCACGTGTCGGTGGACTAGAGAGAGGTCGTGGACCACCATTAGTGGTTCCGTTCTGCTGGTACTTGGTGTCCGAGCGAGATTTGCGAGACGGTGCCGTTGGGGGTGTTGCCCGCTCGTTGGCTACCGTGTATTCCGAGACAGTGCGATCCGATGGGGCCCGTTGACTGTCCTCGCCGTCTGTGGAGTACCCTCGGTTGGCCTGAGCGTACGGGAGATCTACGGTGTCGCGACCACCATGGCTGGCAACGTAATGATTGCCCTTCACCCTGAAAGAGTTACACAAAAAAACCATCGTCAGCAACACCCTTTGGCTGTGTTCTGGGGTCAATATGACTCCACAGAGTACATTGAAGAGCTGTTACTTTTTTAGGGTCAGGTTGACCCCAAATTCAATTCGCAATTACTTCGCAAAatctgaagaattttatatttttcaactgTTTTAGAGAATGAAATTTAGTTTACATTTAATATAAAATAAACGATATTTGTTTTACGAGATGGAATTTTAATGGAAATAAGtccaaaaacaacaaaattttgagaatttggATGGATCTTAAAAacagtagggtagaagcaccggttttagccatacgccagttgtagccataggggatCATACActgttttacatagccaatcagcatgaaaacttttgtgttcagtaaatcacattcacatgatagagcaacattcatttactcgtccaaatcgattcaaaacataagaaaaacaattcattttccttataatttttacTCCCATACATCTAATTAGGCCAgggtactcctaatttggccactctcatgataATTCAATGCGAtaggccaatttaggaaccgaagataaatttctggccgaaactggttccgttggcctatattgaccaacgggattttcaaagcgaaaaaaatggttatagcatagttttgatattttacacacaaaaTATAGATTTAAAGCTTgtatttgacatattttttagtATAAATACGTCTTCccattaaatttttattgacattttctcttaggctggccaaaatcGGCGTTTTTACTCTAGCATATAAAATCATACTTTTTTCGGTAAATATTTGCAAAAGGGCTGCTACACATTGATCAGTGGGGAATTCCATCGCATGATGACACACGCTTAGTTACTTTATGGAGCCCATAAATTAGCTATGACGTCCTATATCTCAATCTTCCGAAGATTAGAAAGAATTATCAGCATTACTCATTGAATCAAGAGCTATACGCTACGTATTCGTATTGTTTAAAAGAACTATCATTTAGCAGTTGATGTACTTCAAATATTTTATCCTTTTTATTGAAGTTCTAGTAATATCTGCAAAGTAGCAACTTCGACCGAGAGCAATGCTCagtatacagtatggcccataaaaaaatgcgaaaattgtttgaacgtgagtatagcatccacaagcgatattttcattgtttttgatagtgaatgtaatttctgattattgtagtatgttctgacacaacttcgctatccaggacaatttttgtcatatttttcttactgtcctaaataatgcaATAAAGCTAATAgattcaaaggttttgtccgcccaaagctagaaacagcgtctgattgtcgtatactctggtgataaactttcctccttcaaaaatcacactttattgttgaaaattttagtttgtttggtatcagcgGATGgaagagttcttagagaacgtgcttttcatgatcacaataaaatatttttccagggtcgtagttttgagggcatttgcgtcttataggtttgatatgcctttattttttgttgaggtcgaataaaaaataaatacggaggcctataacagatttttgaggatgaaaattgttccttcggttagagacaacttacaTCAAttctagctcataggttttgagcaaaacggagccgcttatcacacttatatgaagattcaatcaaagctctccaaaatgagccgttttttcgaaaatatgtttaagtctccaagtACCCAgttatgaaccaattctatcatttgatatgggcgtatgctggagacaaggcctgtgaagaatctcacgtcatcgttgatgttttagaagctttcatcacacagatattgaactcgacgtccgcatgataaaatttgaaggtatgcttccaattcctctctggaaAGGTGAAAGTAATAGATAAAAATCTTGTCCAGAgcaaaaaactgagtctaaatagattaaacaatacaagtaatgaataatatttttgtttcattcacattttctatgtaaaaactaccataacacatgatatgacgattatcgcattttttatgggccatactgtatctGATTAGTTCAGTTTCGGCGTATATTTCGTCTTCTTCAACACAGCCTATAAACAACCACGGAGCAGAAATTAGCGCCGAAACGTTGGGGAAGTATAAGAAAAAGTTGTTCTAGCTGCTTGAAAATTAATAAAGCCGATGAAACTCTAAGGAAATGAGTGCAAGAATGAAGCACTGATCACATGTATCTTCATTGTGCTCAATATACCCATAtttcgaatttcaaatttttacaaaaaaaggtTAGTATTGGACTATGAAACGGGAATCAAAgtagaaaaactcaaatttgtttcTAGATCTACACCAAAATTTACATAGGATGAAACAACATTTGCAAATTTTAGTTTTTCTCGTCCGCTCTAGGCGTACTTTTGTATAAACTTACACTACTAGTTGAAAGGAGTTTTTGTTCCTgatgtaatttttattttaaatacgcCCGTGGTGGATAAAAACAGTTTTGTAGACCACAGCACATTTTACTCTATTTAAAAATTAGCATAGATTTAACTTGTCAAATATGAACAGTTAACTTAAATATTCTGAAAGGAAACGTTGAGATCATTATTAGCAGTTGGTCGAAGGAAAATCCAAATCTGAAACATTCCCAGCTTGGAGACGAACATTACGACAATTATTTTTCATAAGAGCTTATCTGTATTCATCCATTTCTCTTCATCGCTgctctttttgcatttttgcagaAAACTGTTTCACTTCTCATAACATGTTTTCGTGCTGTAAGATAAAGAATTACTAAATCttgattcatgaaaaattaatgtcacagattttttgtttaatttgacAAAGTTGGGAAGGGAAAGAGACGATCAATGACGAGAAATTGCTCATGTCAGTCAAGCGCTTTTGAAGGCAGTGATGtatttgaactgaacgcgaacCAAAAACGAACGGAACGCGTTTCATTTTTTGCACAAGAACGCAGTAGTCAATGAAATTTCGAGCTGCAGACCACCACTGCTCAGGAACTGGGGCTCtgtactgttttgattttgcatgggattttgacgtttactgctgtttacaaattttgtgaagGGGTGAAAGAGACagaaagatttttgtgcagagccccatattaGATTTAAAACGCTAGAGGCGCTGTTATCTCCGTACATTGGTTGTTATGGAGATAAATCACAATAGCCTTCATTTCCATTAACGCTTCCATACGGTACTCAAAGTGTCGAGGAAAAtgattttggttttgttttctttttcacTCTTTGAAAAGCGTAGTGCGACAAGTGAAGCCAATCAATCTTAAATTCATATTGTTGGAACAACCGATGCGATGAGAGAAACTTCTAGTCGATGCTTGAAATGCCCTTTAATTGGAAACCACTAttggatttgtcctctaattttggtgagtttcgcacagccacattgcaatgctctgaagaacagcctattcaaaaaagaagggtgaatttattatgaaaaggatagctataatatgcacaaaattaggatgtagtaaagtctcttattggaaaTCGGTAGCCACTTCTTTTACTCATTTTTGTAGGTGTCAGGCTACTACCATTAAGATCTccgtaaagattttgtttcgtaaacgatggcgATGGAAGATCACCCTGCGATAGtcactgcaagtgttgttctatggaacacGCTTAAATGGCTTAAATACCAATCTGATAGACAATCGTTCCGCTATAGCTAggaaacgttaatacacttgtacatggTAGAAAaaacggcggcctctgattgccgctacagtaaaaactttcgttgatttgtgggatcattagtTTAGAATTTCGATGAGAAAAccacaatagttatttatgcaacgaggtgcaaaatgatgattttttcagtacgagttgtacatttatccaacgaggcttgccgagttggataaatacgacgagtactgaaaaaatcgagttttgcaacgagttgcatacaacattttttgcgattacgaaaaatgccgttacagttggattaattcttggagcataaacatatttcaagaaaaCCCACATGAGCATCAATGCGTAGTAACAACTCAGTGTTCCTCAATCAGGTTGGCCGTGATATgattgtcacaaattttcacattcCCGTTGCTGACTCTATTTTCAGGCTGATCAGGTAAGATGCCGCttaaaattttctaataatatgAAATCTATTTTGTATGTATCCTGGATTGCCTACACGAACCGCCGCACAAAGAAAGTCGGGATTTCTTGAGAAAGAACCAACAAACTCTACTGCCTCCTCTTTGTCCGCAAGATGATCTTGCTCCAACATAGAATACCTCACCGTCAACTGACTTCCGATTCTATATCCGTTGCGCTATCAAAACCCGGCTAAATTCGGATCGGCGAAGAATCAGAACCTATACACAATCTCCAGCCATATTATCAATCATTCAGGTGCTGAGTTGTCTATAAACACACAAAATTGTCTACTTGAACGCTAATAGCCCCATAAAGCTCCCGTCGTTTTTTGTAGTGAACTTTCATATTCTACTGCCTCCTCTACGTCTCACTTTAACTCAAAATTCCTCACAGTCAACAAACTTCTGCTTCTACATCCGAATCTACGATTTGAATCCGAGCCAATTTGGTTCGTCAAACGGATGTAGAATCAGAACCTAGTTGACTAAGTCATTGAGAAATTCATAACGATTGAATAAATGACGTATGGATGCAATCCGACGTCATTTTGATAACTTctaaaacagtgctgaaaagtgctacttttcgatactaatattagtgctgaaaagtagcacttttcagcactgtttctttcggtaggaaaagtaggtcGTTATGTTGTCcattttcttgataaaaagtaggctgatttgcaatggaattgcaaaaatatatttttttattcaagacaatgaagaaattatgatggcagaaaagtggtgagcaaatccattagagacctgtctgttttaatacaaaaagataaaagaagggaaaatttttgattagaattatagcaggattcactttagtgaatgccttcagaatatattcctttaaaaaagctgttctatgtGGAAATACTAGGGACTAGCTTATCAAACGAATaaatgaaagaacagcctatttaagaaagaagggcaatcatctggtgaaatgtttgcaattATGACGTGAACGATCACATTAACAACGTGATGATATGGCACTATTTATATTTATAAGAAAGGAAAAtagttgtttaaaaaaaaaaattgaaatatgaacaccaccaagaagtccaaataccggtgatcatgcagctgttcagcaagaccatattgagggttacgggttcgaattcctccggtggcggatcatatgcattgaacatttccttggcgtccctgggcatagaggcacatgtacaagaatggtaaattgacaaagaatgctctcagtcaataaaaggcttattttataaaaagcccattcacaaatttcataaccctGAAGGAGGCAAAAatgttgtgggtggttgtcttcaaaatgttacagcccatacacaatatgtagaatttccatacaaaaaatggtatgaggggtgggtaggtgtggcgttcggggtaatgggatggagccaccAAAAACCTCACATTcccaaaatattcgaaaaaaaaactatttttgtgggatcgttcataaaataccttcatattttggaaatatgaCTAGATACAGACTTGGCATCGTTGGCAAAGTTATTTGTATTTCActtatctacaactttgtcaAGCGTAATTACCGCGTATTTACCGCCAATTTATgagctatatttttagaaaattttcgtccgaacaTTCCAGAAAAATCACGTTTAAGATTGCTactgaattaagttcacgatttcgacctatcgaaatactgtgcgtCATCCTCTTTGAGCTTTTTTAGTtcaagtatttttgtttttattatttttaaacaaaagaAATGCATTTCCAACTATTCACGTGCCATGAAGATCGTAAAATTTGGCTAAATGCTGCGTCAACTAAAAGTTTGCTTAAGCTTCACTTTCATTCGATTCCTTAGACAATTTTACAAAAGATACTTTCTTGTTCTTAAGGTTAACGCGTTGCGTTCACAAGGTAGAGCTTCGTTGGTTAGATACTTTTTTTTCCTACTGTGCAATGTTGCAAATCTTAACTGGAGAAACTAAATATTTAATACCGTGAACCCTC includes:
- the LOC5571216 gene encoding uncharacterized protein LOC5571216 codes for the protein MLKNIHERTVKKVKGNHYVASHGGRDTVDLPYAQANRGYSTDGEDSQRAPSDRTVSEYTVANERATPPTAPSRKSRSDTKYQQNGTTNGGPRPLSSPPTRAPPRAPSALSYDHGGETGSDIYVTSAAYKAPSEISRYSAHRNHHNTSRGPRSVYSVASTAKTGRSSRRHGAKVEAMSAPNPFCPNVKGVCCLMLLLNLGLILVTLGFVIVMQFMEPLFVWILGVVFLVFGFATLIGSMIYCVIVCRDAKTPEQLRNEDLYWTKHWQKSIGYTPHEIDYKTDRFDERDRYSDRFSVGKMSGKYSDREITRY